A single genomic interval of Asinibacterium sp. OR53 harbors:
- a CDS encoding sensor histidine kinase, translating to MRSRKVTLYWWCQVGGWLFYGLTMIFFAFIFENPTNKIFYPKTGVTILMGIAFTHLLRALIIRFKLKPPVVAQKWWLLTVVVVGIIVVYNFANSLMAEWLHLYLPEKKVSVEKRFLINLLFESPLILVWVSIYYVWHYVELGTKSEIQKVRLESLVKELELKTIKSHINPHFIFNALNSIRALVDENPERARTAITELSNILRSSMLAEKLETVPFEKELSIVKDYLALEHIRFEDRLQVAYDIDEDTLDQPVPPMMLQTLVENAIKHGIGKQKCGGLIRIISDFKDNHHELIVQNTGQMNGNASNDGFGINSTHNRLKLLFGVQATFSIRDLDDSMVEAKVIMPVKEL from the coding sequence ATGAGAAGCAGAAAAGTGACATTATATTGGTGGTGCCAGGTGGGGGGGTGGTTGTTCTACGGACTGACCATGATTTTCTTCGCATTTATCTTTGAGAACCCGACCAATAAAATCTTTTACCCCAAGACCGGCGTAACCATCCTCATGGGTATTGCCTTCACGCATTTACTGCGTGCACTGATCATACGCTTCAAATTGAAGCCACCTGTTGTTGCGCAGAAATGGTGGCTGCTCACGGTGGTGGTGGTGGGTATCATTGTGGTCTACAATTTCGCCAACAGTCTCATGGCCGAATGGCTCCATCTTTATTTACCCGAGAAAAAAGTATCGGTGGAGAAACGATTCCTTATCAACCTGCTCTTCGAATCGCCTCTGATATTGGTATGGGTTTCTATTTATTATGTATGGCATTATGTGGAATTGGGTACCAAAAGCGAAATACAAAAAGTGCGGCTGGAAAGCCTGGTAAAAGAGCTGGAGTTGAAAACAATCAAGTCGCACATCAATCCGCATTTTATTTTCAATGCACTCAACAGTATAAGGGCGCTGGTGGATGAGAATCCGGAACGGGCGCGGACGGCCATCACCGAACTGAGCAATATACTCCGCAGCAGCATGCTGGCCGAAAAACTCGAAACAGTTCCTTTTGAAAAAGAATTGAGCATCGTTAAAGATTACCTGGCCCTTGAACATATTCGTTTTGAAGACCGTTTGCAAGTGGCGTATGATATCGATGAAGATACCCTCGACCAGCCCGTTCCGCCGATGATGCTGCAAACCCTGGTAGAAAATGCCATCAAGCATGGTATCGGAAAACAAAAATGCGGGGGACTTATCCGTATCATTTCCGATTTCAAAGACAACCATCACGAACTGATTGTGCAGAATACGGGCCAGATGAATGGCAATGCCAGCAATGACGGCTTCGGTATCAACAGCACCCATAACCGGCTCAAACTGCTTTTTGGTGTACAGGCCACTTTCTCCATTCGCGACCTGGACGACAGCATGGTGGAAGCCAAAGTGATCATGCCCGTAAAGGAATTGTAA
- a CDS encoding LytTR family DNA-binding domain-containing protein: MAIKAIIIDDERLARNELKKLLQDHSDIEIIEEAANVDDGVEKIENLNPDLIFLDIQMPGKTGFDLLAELEKAPRVIFTTAYDEYAIKAFEVNALDYLLKPIEPKRLADAIQKLQVEIFKETVGVNGINRGPLTELDQVFVKDGERCWFVKLGEIRLFESVGNYAKVFFGTHKPLILKSLNALEERLDDRMFFRANRKHIINLRWIEKIEPYFNGGLLVDLKGGEKIEVSRRQTVKFKEMMSL; this comes from the coding sequence ATGGCGATCAAAGCAATTATCATTGATGACGAAAGGCTTGCACGCAACGAACTTAAAAAGTTGCTGCAAGACCACTCCGATATTGAGATCATAGAAGAGGCGGCCAATGTAGACGATGGCGTGGAAAAGATTGAGAACCTGAATCCAGACCTGATTTTCCTGGACATACAGATGCCCGGCAAAACCGGGTTCGACCTGCTGGCGGAACTGGAAAAAGCACCCAGGGTGATCTTCACCACAGCTTATGATGAGTATGCTATCAAAGCATTTGAAGTGAATGCGCTGGATTACCTGTTGAAGCCCATCGAACCCAAGCGGCTGGCCGATGCCATCCAGAAATTGCAGGTGGAAATATTCAAGGAAACGGTCGGTGTAAACGGAATCAACCGCGGCCCGCTGACAGAGCTCGACCAGGTATTTGTGAAAGACGGCGAACGCTGCTGGTTTGTGAAGCTGGGCGAGATACGTTTGTTTGAAAGTGTGGGCAACTATGCCAAAGTATTCTTCGGCACCCATAAACCCCTTATCCTGAAATCACTGAACGCACTCGAAGAAAGACTCGATGACCGTATGTTCTTCCGTGCGAACCGCAAACACATCATCAACCTTCGCTGGATTGAAAAGATAGAACCTTATTTCAATGGTGGGTTGCTGGTAGACCTCAAGGGAGGAGAAAAAATAGAAGTTAGCCGGAGGCAAACAGTGAAGTTTAAAGAAATGATGAGCTTATAA
- a CDS encoding M28 family metallopeptidase, whose product MKKIISVLLSSLAATFSFAQTSADQVIQVKEVERIERTLSADDMEGRRVFTPGIEKAAAFIASEFKQTGLQTLKNSGTYLQSFSMVRPNLLGVNCSFDGATVDSRNVIVFTCKPELTINERSGYETVTVAANDNIRSVVGKVLNGNKNYLVLVDTSFGHLFGNLTRMKSALFKTDKNVVFVLTTQKPAAYTITAKHEITEMKLANVVGVLPGKSKPNEYVIFSGHYDHLGINTRNMVNNDSIYNGANDDAAGTTAVMMLAKYFKALNNNERTLIFAAFTAEEAGGFGATYFSKQFNPEEVKAMFNIEMIGTESKWGRNSAYITGYEKTDMGKILQDNLQGTGFNFYPDPYPDQQLFYRSDNATLARLGVPAHTISTSKMDSEPNYHKASDEIGTLDLDNMTMIIKAIALSSRGIVNGKETPSRVDTAGLK is encoded by the coding sequence ATGAAAAAAATTATTTCGGTGTTGTTGTCTTCACTGGCAGCAACATTTTCTTTTGCACAAACATCGGCCGACCAGGTAATCCAGGTTAAAGAAGTGGAGCGCATAGAACGCACTTTGTCAGCGGATGATATGGAAGGGCGGCGTGTTTTTACGCCGGGGATTGAAAAAGCAGCGGCTTTTATCGCTTCTGAATTCAAGCAGACCGGATTACAAACACTCAAAAACAGCGGCACTTACCTGCAATCTTTTTCCATGGTTCGCCCGAATCTTTTGGGTGTTAACTGTTCTTTCGATGGCGCAACCGTTGACAGCAGGAATGTGATCGTGTTCACTTGTAAGCCCGAACTAACTATCAATGAGCGTTCAGGTTACGAAACAGTTACCGTGGCAGCAAATGATAATATACGCAGCGTGGTAGGCAAAGTGCTCAATGGGAATAAGAATTACCTGGTACTGGTAGACACCAGTTTTGGCCACTTGTTCGGCAATCTTACCCGCATGAAATCGGCCCTTTTCAAAACAGATAAGAATGTAGTGTTCGTACTCACTACCCAAAAACCGGCTGCTTACACGATCACGGCCAAACATGAGATCACGGAAATGAAACTGGCCAATGTGGTAGGCGTACTGCCCGGCAAGAGCAAGCCCAATGAGTATGTTATTTTTTCCGGGCACTACGATCACCTGGGCATCAATACCCGGAATATGGTCAATAACGACTCTATCTACAACGGAGCCAATGATGATGCGGCAGGCACTACAGCAGTGATGATGCTGGCTAAATATTTCAAGGCATTGAATAATAACGAACGCACCCTCATTTTTGCTGCTTTTACAGCAGAAGAAGCAGGAGGATTCGGAGCCACTTATTTTTCAAAACAATTCAACCCCGAAGAAGTGAAAGCCATGTTCAATATTGAAATGATTGGAACAGAAAGCAAGTGGGGAAGGAATTCTGCTTACATCACCGGGTATGAAAAAACAGATATGGGCAAGATACTGCAAGACAACCTGCAAGGAACCGGTTTTAATTTTTATCCGGATCCTTATCCCGATCAACAATTATTCTATCGCTCAGATAATGCTACCCTTGCGCGTTTGGGCGTTCCTGCGCATACGATCTCTACATCGAAGATGGACAGCGAACCCAATTACCACAAAGCGAGCGACGAAATAGGAACGCTGGACCTCGATAACATGACCATGATCATCAAAGCCATTGCATTGAGTTCAAGAGGTATCGTGAACGGAAAGGAAACGCCTTCGCGGGTAGATACTGCCGGGTTGAAATAG
- a CDS encoding ion channel produces MSLYKKINPFSKPNNDIGFTTNTSQILGGRFINKDGSYNLVKEGMPFWKRVSIFHDMLTLPQWKFISIIVLFYFVINFVFAVVYYLLGPSQMSGLPAGDQWKIFKELFYFSTQTFTTVGYGHIYPVGDGASLVSGLEALTGFLSLAIATGLIYGRFSKPRSYLAFSDHALVGPYKNGTGIMFRFAAIKDKHTLTDLEVRLNVGMQVLENDALMYKYFSLNLERSRVESMPMSWTVVHPIDENSPFSGFTEDDMKNADVELYVMLKGFDDVFSNFVQHRTSYTYNEILFNRKFVPMYRESEDGSVTILELHKLNVHEIMN; encoded by the coding sequence ATGTCTCTTTATAAAAAAATCAATCCTTTTTCAAAGCCAAACAACGATATTGGTTTCACCACCAATACCAGCCAGATCCTGGGCGGCCGGTTCATCAATAAAGACGGCAGTTATAACCTGGTAAAAGAAGGCATGCCTTTCTGGAAAAGGGTAAGCATATTCCACGACATGCTTACCCTGCCCCAGTGGAAATTCATCAGCATCATTGTGCTGTTTTATTTTGTCATCAATTTTGTTTTCGCTGTTGTTTATTACCTGTTGGGGCCATCTCAAATGTCGGGGCTGCCTGCTGGCGATCAGTGGAAAATATTCAAGGAACTGTTTTATTTCAGTACACAGACTTTCACAACTGTTGGCTACGGGCATATTTATCCCGTTGGCGATGGAGCCAGCCTGGTATCCGGACTCGAAGCACTGACCGGCTTCTTATCACTGGCCATTGCTACCGGTTTGATCTATGGACGTTTCTCCAAACCCAGGAGCTACCTGGCATTCAGCGATCATGCATTGGTTGGTCCGTATAAAAACGGTACAGGCATTATGTTCCGTTTTGCTGCTATCAAAGACAAACATACCCTTACCGATTTGGAAGTAAGGCTGAATGTGGGCATGCAGGTGTTGGAAAACGATGCGCTCATGTACAAGTACTTTTCATTGAACTTGGAAAGATCCCGCGTGGAAAGTATGCCCATGAGCTGGACCGTTGTGCACCCCATAGACGAGAACAGTCCCTTCTCCGGTTTTACCGAAGACGATATGAAAAATGCTGATGTGGAATTGTATGTTATGCTGAAAGGGTTCGACGATGTATTTTCCAACTTTGTTCAGCATCGCACTTCCTACACTTACAACGAAATACTCTTTAACCGCAAGTTCGTACCCATGTACCGGGAGAGTGAGGATGGCAGCGTCACCATCCTGGAATTGCACAAACTGAACGTGCATGAAATAATGAACTGA
- a CDS encoding alpha-ketoglutarate-dependent dioxygenase AlkB gives MDLFGNSINETTNLLPKDGIVNYFGKLLSRKASDHYFDRLLEDIQWKNDEAIILGKHIITKRKVAWYGNSNYAYTYSNVTKQALIWTKELLELKALVEEQTETVFNSCLLNLYHNGDEGMAWHSDDEKSLGINTTIASLSFGAERKFAFKHKRTGEKVALVLESGSLLVMKGATQTHWLHRLPPTKLVSKPRINLTFRTIYDL, from the coding sequence ATGGATTTATTCGGCAATAGCATAAATGAAACCACCAACCTGCTTCCCAAAGACGGCATCGTCAATTATTTTGGGAAGTTGTTGTCAAGAAAAGCAAGCGATCATTATTTTGATCGCTTGTTGGAAGACATCCAGTGGAAAAACGATGAAGCCATCATTCTCGGCAAACACATTATTACCAAGCGCAAAGTAGCCTGGTATGGCAACAGCAACTATGCCTACACCTACTCTAATGTGACTAAGCAGGCGCTTATCTGGACCAAAGAACTACTTGAATTAAAAGCGCTGGTAGAAGAACAAACAGAGACTGTTTTCAATTCCTGTCTGCTTAACCTCTATCACAATGGTGATGAAGGAATGGCCTGGCACAGCGACGATGAAAAATCGTTGGGAATCAATACCACCATTGCTTCTCTCAGTTTTGGCGCCGAACGGAAATTTGCTTTCAAACACAAAAGAACAGGTGAAAAAGTTGCCCTTGTTTTAGAATCTGGCAGCCTACTTGTAATGAAAGGGGCTACTCAAACGCACTGGCTGCATCGCCTGCCTCCTACCAAACTGGTTTCAAAACCCAGAATCAATCTTACTTTCAGAACCATTTACGATCTTTAG
- a CDS encoding methylated-DNA--[protein]-cysteine S-methyltransferase: protein MNDQENINYGRVAAAIDYIRENFRSQPDLDEIAEKVHLSPFHFQRLFTEWAGTSPKKFLQYISIAHAKKMLKEEQATLFETAYETGLSGTSRLHDLFIHIEGMTPAEYRDGGKSLAINYSFAESPFGNILVASTPKGICYMAFADDSEQSFEALRKQFPHAQFRQVVDMIQQNALYIFTQDWKNLGQVKLHLKGTDFQLKVWETLLKIPLGRLATYGTIAQQIAQPHAARAVGTAIGSNPVAYLIPCHRVIQSTGIFGGYMWGPTRKTAIIGWEAARTLHT from the coding sequence ATGAACGACCAGGAAAATATCAACTACGGACGTGTGGCAGCGGCCATTGATTATATCAGGGAAAATTTCCGTTCGCAGCCCGACCTCGATGAAATTGCAGAAAAAGTACATCTGAGTCCCTTTCATTTTCAACGGCTTTTTACGGAATGGGCAGGCACCAGTCCGAAAAAATTCCTGCAATACATCAGTATCGCCCATGCCAAAAAAATGCTCAAAGAAGAGCAAGCTACCCTCTTCGAAACAGCTTATGAAACGGGACTTTCCGGAACCAGCCGCCTGCATGATCTTTTTATTCATATAGAAGGCATGACGCCTGCCGAATACCGCGACGGGGGAAAAAGCCTGGCCATCAATTATAGTTTTGCAGAAAGTCCTTTTGGCAATATCCTCGTGGCTTCTACCCCCAAAGGCATTTGTTATATGGCTTTTGCCGATGACTCGGAGCAATCATTTGAAGCGCTGCGCAAACAGTTTCCTCATGCGCAGTTCAGGCAGGTAGTGGATATGATCCAGCAAAATGCGTTGTACATTTTTACGCAGGACTGGAAAAACCTCGGCCAGGTGAAGCTGCACCTCAAAGGCACCGATTTTCAATTAAAAGTCTGGGAAACACTGCTCAAGATACCTTTGGGGCGGCTGGCAACTTATGGTACTATTGCACAACAAATAGCGCAGCCCCATGCAGCGAGGGCCGTTGGAACAGCCATCGGAAGTAACCCCGTGGCATACCTCATCCCTTGTCACCGCGTTATTCAATCGACCGGCATCTTTGGCGGTTATATGTGGGGACCTACCCGCAAAACAGCGATCATTGGCTGGGAAGCCGCCCGGACACTGCATACGTAA
- a CDS encoding AraC family transcriptional regulator, giving the protein MQTIEDFYRDKFNILPANLHEGMGHFNVFQMEKCKNKVVYSRRDFYKISLIRGHNLYHYADKSIEISGTTLIFFNPLVPYALESLSDDKTGFFCIFSKSFFADRIRNEFGDLPMFKPGGNPSYILNKEQDREVSQIFNKMLNEMQSDYAFKFDLQKSYVTELIHYALKMGPSESLCRHTDAKARITAVFTELLERQFPIENTSQRFDMRSAVNFAEQLAVHVNHLNKAVKATTGKTTTGVIAERLVSEAKSLLKHTDWNIAEIGYCLGFEEPSHFNNFFKKQTQVTPSFFRSLN; this is encoded by the coding sequence ATGCAAACAATCGAAGATTTTTACAGAGACAAATTCAATATTCTTCCGGCCAACCTGCACGAAGGCATGGGACATTTCAACGTTTTTCAAATGGAGAAATGCAAGAACAAAGTCGTGTACAGCCGCAGGGATTTTTACAAGATCAGCCTGATCCGCGGACATAACCTGTACCATTATGCCGATAAGAGCATTGAGATATCCGGTACTACGCTGATCTTTTTTAACCCGCTGGTTCCTTATGCCCTTGAATCTTTATCGGATGACAAGACCGGTTTTTTCTGCATCTTCTCCAAATCCTTTTTTGCCGACAGGATACGGAATGAATTCGGCGACCTGCCGATGTTCAAACCAGGCGGCAATCCGTCCTATATACTCAACAAGGAACAGGACAGGGAAGTGAGCCAGATATTCAACAAGATGCTGAATGAAATGCAATCGGATTATGCGTTCAAGTTCGATCTGCAGAAGAGTTATGTTACCGAGTTGATCCACTACGCACTTAAAATGGGGCCTTCCGAAAGCCTCTGCCGGCACACAGATGCCAAGGCGCGCATCACCGCGGTATTTACTGAATTGCTGGAAAGACAGTTCCCCATCGAAAACACATCGCAGCGATTTGATATGCGCTCGGCAGTCAACTTTGCCGAGCAGTTGGCAGTACATGTGAATCACCTGAATAAAGCTGTGAAGGCAACCACAGGTAAAACCACCACAGGCGTAATAGCAGAAAGGCTGGTGAGTGAAGCCAAGTCTTTGTTGAAGCACACCGATTGGAATATTGCCGAGATCGGTTACTGCCTGGGTTTTGAAGAACCATCGCACTTCAACAATTTTTTCAAGAAACAAACGCAGGTAACACCGTCGTTTTTCAGGAGTTTGAATTAG
- a CDS encoding aldo/keto reductase yields MKSKKLGSQGLTASAIGLGCMGMSDFYGKRDDENSLKTLHRAHDLGVRFWDTADMYGPFHNEELIGKALKGIRNDITLATKFGIVRYPDNPSARGVNGRPEYVRSACEASLKRLQVDTIDLYYQHRVDPETPIEETVGAMAQLVAEGKVRAIGLSEASPQTLRKAHAVHPITALETEYSLWSREPEDELLQTCQELGIAFVAYSPLGRGFLTGQLKSFDDLAEDDWRRFSPRFQGENFQKNLELVRKIQDLATEKGCTPSQLALAWVMAQGDHIFPIPGTKQIKYLEENIGSLKVSLSKEDLKAIDAIAPRNVAAGDRYPEASMKTVNR; encoded by the coding sequence ATGAAATCAAAAAAATTGGGTAGTCAGGGTTTGACCGCTTCTGCAATAGGATTGGGTTGCATGGGCATGAGCGATTTTTATGGAAAGAGAGATGATGAAAATTCCTTGAAAACTTTGCACAGGGCCCATGACCTGGGCGTGCGTTTCTGGGATACAGCTGATATGTATGGTCCTTTTCACAACGAAGAACTGATTGGAAAAGCGTTGAAAGGTATTCGTAACGATATTACGCTGGCTACCAAGTTTGGTATCGTCAGGTATCCGGACAATCCTTCGGCAAGGGGTGTTAACGGCAGACCCGAATATGTGCGGTCGGCCTGCGAAGCCAGCCTCAAAAGATTGCAGGTAGATACCATTGACCTGTATTACCAACACCGGGTAGATCCGGAAACGCCTATTGAAGAAACCGTAGGGGCCATGGCACAACTGGTAGCCGAAGGTAAAGTGAGGGCGATTGGTTTGTCTGAAGCTTCGCCGCAAACCTTGCGTAAAGCGCATGCTGTTCATCCTATCACTGCACTGGAGACAGAATATTCGCTCTGGAGCCGTGAACCGGAAGATGAATTACTGCAAACCTGCCAGGAGTTGGGAATTGCGTTTGTGGCGTATTCTCCATTGGGCCGTGGATTTCTTACCGGGCAATTGAAAAGCTTCGATGACCTGGCGGAAGATGACTGGAGAAGGTTTTCACCCCGTTTCCAGGGAGAGAATTTTCAAAAGAACCTGGAGTTGGTGCGAAAGATACAGGACCTTGCTACTGAAAAAGGTTGCACTCCTTCGCAATTGGCGTTGGCATGGGTAATGGCGCAGGGAGATCATATTTTCCCTATTCCGGGCACCAAGCAAATCAAATACCTCGAAGAGAATATCGGTTCATTAAAAGTTTCCCTCAGTAAAGAAGATTTGAAAGCGATTGATGCAATAGCACCCCGCAATGTAGCCGCAGGTGACCGCTATCCCGAAGCTTCTATGAAAACAGTGAACAGGTAA
- a CDS encoding peptidoglycan DD-metalloendopeptidase family protein, translating into MKRLLCTTNFFFCMLITNAQTEGPVYKTIADQFEQLYNTQQGDSIFAMFSVEMQKALPIDKTNAFLSGLYRQAGKIKQREFTKYQSTFASYKTHFEKALFAVNISVDEHHKINGFLVKAFVDEPLPQIDRNQTKLQLPFTGVWTVLWGGDTKEQNYHVVSTVQKNAFDIEITDEQGHSYKTDGQTNEDYYAFGKPLTAPCDGTVVLVVDGIKDNKPGVMNPAYSPGNSVIIKTEKNEYLFFAHFKQHSIQVKQDQKIKQGQLLGLCGNSGNSSKPHLHFHIQNTEDINKATGVKCYFDQIQVNGQLKADYSPVKNDKISSPAL; encoded by the coding sequence ATGAAACGTTTATTGTGTACCACTAACTTCTTTTTTTGTATGCTGATTACCAACGCACAAACCGAAGGCCCTGTTTACAAAACCATTGCAGATCAATTTGAACAGCTGTACAACACACAGCAGGGCGATAGCATTTTTGCCATGTTTTCCGTTGAGATGCAAAAAGCGCTTCCAATAGATAAAACCAACGCGTTCCTGTCGGGCTTATACCGACAGGCTGGTAAAATCAAACAGCGGGAATTCACAAAGTACCAGTCGACTTTCGCTTCTTATAAAACTCATTTTGAAAAGGCTTTGTTCGCCGTAAACATTTCTGTGGATGAGCATCATAAAATCAATGGTTTTTTGGTAAAAGCCTTTGTTGACGAACCCCTTCCCCAAATAGACCGGAACCAGACCAAGCTCCAATTACCCTTCACAGGTGTATGGACTGTTCTTTGGGGTGGCGATACCAAAGAGCAAAATTATCATGTGGTATCTACCGTACAGAAAAATGCCTTTGATATAGAGATAACGGATGAACAAGGGCATTCATACAAAACAGATGGACAAACCAATGAAGATTATTATGCCTTCGGCAAGCCGCTGACTGCCCCTTGTGATGGTACGGTTGTATTGGTTGTGGATGGCATCAAAGACAATAAACCGGGTGTTATGAACCCGGCTTATAGCCCTGGGAATAGCGTGATTATTAAAACGGAAAAAAATGAATACTTGTTCTTCGCCCATTTCAAACAACATTCTATCCAGGTAAAGCAGGATCAAAAAATAAAACAGGGACAATTGCTGGGACTCTGCGGGAACTCAGGCAATTCATCAAAACCTCATTTGCATTTTCATATCCAGAATACAGAGGATATAAACAAAGCCACGGGGGTGAAATGTTATTTCGATCAAATACAGGTGAACGGTCAGCTTAAAGCCGATTATTCACCTGTAAAAAATGATAAAATATCATCTCCTGCCTTATAA
- a CDS encoding geranylgeranylglyceryl/heptaprenylglyceryl phosphate synthase yields the protein MKQALYNQFVEKKRTGRKSFAVLIDPDKVDDQKIAQLVRLATDAKVDYFFVGGSLVISSHLDDCIRQLKASCAIPVVLFPGSPSQVSKYADALLYLSLISGRNPELLIGQHVISAPFVKKSGLEIMPTGYMVIDGGAPTTVSYISNATPIPADKNDIAMCTAMAGEMLGMKLIYMDAGSGAKRPIPESMIEKVARHIEVPLIIGGGIIDPVKAYLNCKAGADVIVVGNAIEKDPTLIKELSAAVHSIPVQV from the coding sequence ATGAAGCAAGCATTGTACAACCAATTTGTAGAGAAGAAAAGAACGGGCAGGAAATCTTTTGCGGTATTGATCGACCCCGATAAGGTAGATGACCAAAAGATCGCGCAACTGGTGCGATTGGCCACTGATGCTAAAGTCGATTATTTTTTCGTGGGCGGCAGTTTGGTCATTTCCAGTCACCTCGACGATTGCATCCGCCAGCTCAAAGCTTCCTGCGCTATTCCTGTTGTTTTATTCCCCGGCTCGCCTTCCCAGGTGAGTAAATATGCCGATGCGTTATTATATCTTTCACTCATATCTGGCCGCAACCCGGAACTGTTGATTGGTCAGCATGTGATCAGCGCTCCTTTTGTAAAGAAAAGCGGGCTCGAGATTATGCCCACCGGTTATATGGTCATCGACGGAGGGGCGCCCACCACTGTGTCTTATATTTCCAACGCAACGCCTATTCCGGCCGACAAGAATGATATTGCCATGTGTACGGCCATGGCGGGAGAAATGCTGGGAATGAAACTCATCTACATGGATGCAGGCAGCGGCGCCAAGCGGCCCATACCTGAATCCATGATAGAGAAAGTAGCGCGTCACATTGAAGTGCCGTTGATCATCGGCGGAGGCATTATTGATCCCGTTAAAGCCTATCTCAACTGCAAGGCAGGAGCCGATGTGATTGTAGTGGGCAATGCGATTGAAAAAGATCCTACACTGATCAAAGAATTGAGCGCAGCCGTGCACAGTATTCCTGTGCAGGTATAG